The following proteins are co-located in the Microbulbifer sp. VAAF005 genome:
- a CDS encoding type IV pilus twitching motility protein PilT: MDITELLAFSAKQNASDLHLSAGLPPMIRVDGDVRRINLPSMEHKQVHGLIYEIMNDKQRKDYEELLETDFSFEVPGVARFRVNAFNHNRGAGAVFRTIPSKVLTMEDLGMGQVFKQISDTPRGLVLVTGPTGSGKSTTLAAMMDYINDNKYEHILTIEDPIEFVHESKKCLVNQREVHRDTHGFAEALRSALREDPDIILVGEMRDLETIRLALTAAETGHLVFGTLHTTSAAKTIDRVVDVFPAQEKAMVRSMLSESLQAVISQTLMKKNGGGRVAAHEIMRGTPAIRNLIREDKIAQMYSAIQTGASVGMQTMDQCLEDLVARRIISREVAREKAKMPENF; this comes from the coding sequence ATGGATATCACTGAACTCCTCGCCTTTAGCGCCAAGCAAAACGCCTCGGACTTACACCTCTCGGCGGGCCTGCCGCCGATGATCCGTGTCGACGGCGACGTGCGCCGTATCAACCTGCCCTCAATGGAGCACAAGCAGGTACACGGCCTAATCTACGAGATCATGAACGATAAGCAGCGCAAGGATTACGAAGAACTACTGGAAACAGACTTTTCTTTTGAAGTCCCCGGTGTCGCCCGCTTTCGTGTAAACGCCTTTAACCACAACCGAGGTGCCGGCGCCGTATTCCGGACCATTCCCTCCAAAGTTCTCACTATGGAAGACCTGGGAATGGGTCAGGTATTCAAGCAGATTTCGGATACTCCCCGTGGCTTGGTGCTGGTAACCGGGCCCACGGGTTCCGGTAAGTCCACCACCCTGGCGGCGATGATGGACTACATCAACGACAACAAATACGAGCATATCCTCACCATCGAGGACCCGATCGAATTTGTGCACGAATCCAAGAAGTGCCTGGTGAACCAGCGGGAGGTACACCGGGATACCCACGGCTTTGCCGAGGCACTGCGCTCTGCACTGCGTGAAGACCCGGATATCATTCTCGTGGGTGAGATGCGGGACCTGGAGACCATTCGCCTGGCGCTGACTGCGGCAGAGACCGGTCACTTGGTATTCGGCACCCTGCACACCACTTCCGCCGCCAAAACCATTGACCGTGTGGTGGATGTATTCCCGGCGCAGGAGAAAGCCATGGTGCGTTCAATGCTATCGGAATCCCTACAGGCCGTTATCTCCCAGACGCTGATGAAGAAAAACGGCGGTGGCCGGGTCGCTGCCCACGAAATTATGCGCGGTACCCCAGCCATCCGTAACCTGATCCGCGAAGACAAAATCGCGCAGATGTACTCGGCCATCCAGACCGGAGCCAGCGTCGGCATGCAGACCATGGACCAATGCCTGGAAGACCTGGTGGCACGTCGCATCATCAGTCGCGAAGTGGCTCGCGAAAAAGCCAAGATGCCGGAGAACTTCTAA
- a CDS encoding LytTR family DNA-binding domain-containing protein, whose protein sequence is MTQLRVLIIDDEPLARARLHRQLEKIDNCIAVGEAADIEVGLSQIRDLDPDLVLLDIEMPGGSGLELAQQLSSFACPPAIIFCTAHDEFALPAFATSAVGYLLKPVNVEQLREAVSKAQRLSKPQQQLLTKQDQVELSGRSRIKAISRLGVELLDVDSIRCLIADSKYVVAYHPAGETILDESLKELEGEFGQRFVRIHRSALVAVQYIAGLRRDGTNYRVELDGVTAAPLVSRRMLPSVKGLIAEMC, encoded by the coding sequence GTGACCCAATTGCGCGTACTGATTATTGATGACGAGCCTTTGGCTCGTGCCCGTCTGCACCGGCAGTTGGAGAAGATTGATAATTGTATTGCTGTGGGAGAAGCGGCAGATATTGAAGTTGGATTATCACAGATCCGCGACCTCGACCCGGACCTTGTGCTATTGGATATTGAAATGCCCGGTGGTAGCGGCCTGGAATTGGCTCAGCAGTTATCCAGTTTTGCGTGTCCGCCGGCAATAATTTTCTGCACTGCTCACGATGAGTTTGCTTTGCCCGCTTTTGCCACCTCAGCGGTTGGGTATCTATTAAAACCTGTGAATGTTGAACAGCTGCGGGAGGCAGTTTCCAAAGCGCAGCGTCTGAGTAAGCCGCAGCAGCAGTTGTTAACTAAGCAGGATCAGGTGGAGCTCAGTGGTCGGAGCCGTATCAAGGCGATTAGTCGCCTGGGGGTAGAGCTGCTGGATGTAGACTCTATCCGTTGCCTGATCGCCGACAGCAAGTATGTTGTAGCCTACCACCCCGCTGGAGAGACCATTCTGGATGAGTCATTAAAAGAGTTAGAGGGTGAGTTTGGGCAGCGATTCGTGCGTATACATCGCAGTGCGCTGGTGGCCGTACAATATATAGCCGGGTTGAGACGGGATGGTACAAATTACCGGGTAGAGCTGGACGGTGTAACAGCAGCGCCGCTGGTGAGTCGGCGTATGCTGCCTTCGGTAAAAGGCCTAATCGCAGAGATGTGTTAG
- a CDS encoding dynamin family protein, which yields MEKNLDRQFAHFSQWLEQHFSNSAGACQVVQQARALLADDQFTLVLVGEFSRGKTELLNALLSQTYGQRLLPSRPGRTTMCPTEIFSDGGERASLRLLPIETLATNTSLESFRRIPQKWVTHEFDANDPEATRETLLKVASTKSVMPEEAARYGFDRRHLDGKGNLVEIPAWRFALICLPHPLLDQGLRIIDTPGLNALGNEPELTLSTLPGAQAVAFLLAADAGVSGTDMSMWETHLAPLQEHRGTSVMALLNKMDVLWDDPEEDAELLLRRMRAEVARLLSLPQESVAGVSAKMALLGRQQRDADLIRNSRFGEFERMLVQRLLEHRHKMAEHRSLHQALTLMADTRDLLKRRLNSGRAALAHLQRNSGNTSEQLAELEQLQVTVREQHKLCHQELLTLKSSQRMLSRQSASLLTPISRQQLQALIDDTLATLNRRWTPMGMAKAIDTFMEGVDHQLSNLEREVDQANRLLDAVFERSSLKKVDDAEQYFTIRKFRFALRGLHRQAAQLRRSPQLLLARRNRLSERFITTLASEVGRLYDEMSNNAESWLEQALEPLKQHAQYQKQLLNRHLIKLTELKQKTRSRRTDLRTLEDEVQRNDKALVALEDLLRHNSSAPQPVAPAPRAHNVTPLKASQIT from the coding sequence TTGGAAAAAAATCTCGATCGCCAATTTGCCCACTTCAGTCAATGGCTAGAGCAGCACTTTTCCAACTCTGCAGGTGCTTGCCAGGTTGTACAACAGGCTCGCGCCTTGCTCGCCGACGACCAGTTTACCCTGGTTTTGGTCGGGGAGTTTTCACGTGGGAAAACGGAGTTGCTCAACGCGCTGCTGTCGCAAACTTACGGCCAGCGTTTACTTCCCTCACGACCCGGGCGTACGACGATGTGCCCAACCGAAATATTCAGTGATGGTGGTGAACGGGCTAGCTTGCGGCTACTCCCAATTGAGACCCTGGCAACAAATACCAGTCTCGAAAGTTTCCGTCGAATACCGCAAAAGTGGGTAACTCACGAGTTTGATGCCAATGATCCAGAGGCGACCAGGGAGACTTTGTTAAAGGTTGCCTCAACCAAGTCAGTAATGCCGGAAGAGGCGGCCCGCTACGGTTTTGACCGCCGCCATCTGGATGGCAAAGGGAATCTTGTCGAAATCCCAGCATGGCGTTTTGCTCTGATTTGCTTGCCGCATCCATTGTTAGATCAAGGTTTGCGTATTATCGACACTCCCGGGCTGAATGCCCTCGGCAATGAGCCGGAACTCACTTTGAGCACTTTACCTGGTGCTCAGGCTGTTGCCTTCTTGTTGGCCGCTGATGCGGGCGTAAGTGGCACTGATATGAGCATGTGGGAGACTCACCTGGCACCGTTGCAGGAGCATCGCGGAACTTCTGTGATGGCACTGCTAAACAAGATGGATGTGCTATGGGATGACCCCGAAGAGGACGCTGAGTTACTGTTGCGCCGCATGCGTGCAGAAGTAGCCCGTCTCCTCTCCCTGCCGCAAGAAAGTGTTGCAGGGGTATCTGCAAAGATGGCCCTGCTGGGGCGACAGCAACGAGATGCGGATTTGATCCGAAACAGCCGCTTTGGTGAGTTTGAGCGGATGTTGGTGCAGCGTCTGTTAGAGCATCGTCATAAAATGGCAGAACACCGCTCACTACATCAAGCGCTTACCTTGATGGCTGATACCCGCGATCTACTCAAGCGTCGCTTAAATAGTGGGCGTGCGGCACTAGCTCACTTACAGCGTAACAGTGGTAATACTTCTGAACAGCTTGCAGAGTTAGAGCAGCTGCAGGTGACTGTTCGTGAACAACATAAGCTTTGCCATCAGGAGTTGCTGACACTTAAGTCGAGCCAGAGAATGCTCTCTAGACAGAGTGCATCGCTGTTGACGCCGATTTCCAGGCAGCAGTTGCAGGCGCTGATTGACGATACCCTGGCTACTCTCAATCGCCGTTGGACGCCCATGGGAATGGCCAAGGCTATTGATACCTTTATGGAGGGAGTGGATCACCAACTCTCCAATCTTGAGCGGGAAGTGGATCAGGCTAATCGCTTGCTCGACGCTGTTTTCGAGCGCTCCAGTTTAAAGAAAGTGGATGATGCCGAGCAGTATTTCACGATTCGCAAATTCCGCTTTGCGTTGCGCGGGTTGCATCGCCAGGCCGCACAGCTGAGGCGCTCGCCGCAGTTACTACTGGCGCGTCGCAATCGTCTCAGTGAGCGTTTTATTACTACGCTTGCCAGCGAAGTGGGTAGGCTTTACGACGAAATGAGTAACAATGCTGAGAGCTGGCTGGAGCAGGCTCTCGAACCCCTCAAGCAGCACGCGCAATACCAGAAGCAATTACTTAATCGCCATCTGATTAAGCTTACCGAGTTAAAGCAGAAAACTCGCAGCCGCCGTACTGATCTTCGAACACTGGAGGATGAGGTTCAACGAAATGATAAGGCGCTGGTGGCGCTAGAGGATCTACTGCGGCACAACAGTTCAGCGCCACAGCCTGTTGCACCGGCGCCGCGTGCGCACAATGTTACGCCTTTGAAGGCCTCCCAAATCACTTGA
- the cyaY gene encoding iron donor protein CyaY: MSQAEYDAAVEQTLIGIEDALDHCDWDIDYERSDAVLTLTLEDNGSQVILSRQSANRELWVAAKSGGYHLSFENPGWKCTTTGEDLPTLLDRVLSEQQGEQVSLGLSA, from the coding sequence ATGAGCCAAGCGGAATATGATGCGGCTGTGGAGCAGACTCTAATCGGTATTGAGGATGCACTCGATCACTGCGATTGGGATATCGACTACGAACGCAGTGATGCGGTGCTGACCCTGACCCTGGAAGACAATGGCAGCCAGGTAATTCTCTCGCGCCAGTCCGCCAACCGGGAGTTGTGGGTCGCCGCCAAATCCGGTGGCTACCATCTTTCTTTTGAAAACCCTGGTTGGAAGTGCACCACGACCGGTGAGGACCTGCCGACTTTGCTCGACCGCGTATTGAGCGAGCAGCAAGGCGAACAGGTTTCCCTCGGATTATCCGCTTAA
- a CDS encoding YggS family pyridoxal phosphate-dependent enzyme, with protein sequence MRKETIVENLNAVGERIVTCCNNCDRNPAEITLLAVSKTRPAEDLRIAFAAGQHHFGENYLQEALQKQDALSDLDIHWHFIGPLQSNKSRAVAERFHWIHTVDRLKVAQRLSAQRPSNMAPLNICLQVNIDGEQSKSGIAPQDLVALAREVMTLPGLCLRGLMAIPAVRDNVFEQEKPFIQLAGLLRSLREAFPEQALDTLSMGMSKDMEAAIASGATIVRIGTDIFGARNYSA encoded by the coding sequence ATGCGCAAAGAGACAATCGTCGAAAACCTGAATGCAGTAGGTGAGCGGATTGTGACATGCTGCAACAACTGCGATCGCAACCCCGCAGAAATTACTCTACTGGCGGTTTCCAAAACACGGCCGGCGGAAGACTTGCGGATCGCTTTTGCAGCTGGCCAGCATCACTTTGGCGAAAATTATTTACAGGAAGCCCTGCAAAAGCAGGATGCCCTGTCCGACCTGGATATTCACTGGCATTTTATCGGGCCGCTGCAATCGAACAAAAGTCGAGCTGTGGCGGAGCGATTCCATTGGATACACACGGTGGATCGCTTAAAAGTCGCCCAGCGCCTGTCGGCGCAGCGCCCCAGTAACATGGCGCCACTCAATATCTGCTTGCAGGTGAACATCGATGGCGAGCAGAGCAAGTCTGGCATAGCTCCACAGGATTTGGTGGCTCTGGCGCGTGAAGTGATGACATTGCCGGGGCTGTGCCTGCGCGGCTTGATGGCGATTCCCGCTGTTCGTGACAATGTATTTGAGCAGGAAAAACCATTTATCCAGTTGGCAGGGCTGCTGCGAAGTCTTCGCGAAGCATTTCCCGAGCAGGCCTTAGATACTCTATCCATGGGGATGTCTAAAGACATGGAGGCTGCTATTGCCAGCGGCGCCACTATTGTGCGTATCGGCACAGATATTTTTGGGGCACGAAACTATTCTGCATGA
- a CDS encoding lipoprotein: protein MLKKRLSLLTITIGATALLLGCGQKGPLYLPQDPAMPASNIPGGPPETVPTSGAAQPGEPGSAAEQAVETVDEIESEDGYGPDFDIDDTIETGPTIEVDDESGTADDSNVEEDLEE, encoded by the coding sequence ATGCTCAAAAAACGACTCTCTCTATTAACAATCACCATCGGTGCCACTGCACTGTTACTGGGCTGTGGCCAAAAAGGTCCTCTCTATCTTCCACAGGACCCCGCCATGCCCGCCTCCAATATTCCAGGTGGCCCGCCGGAGACAGTACCCACCAGTGGTGCAGCACAACCCGGCGAGCCCGGCTCTGCAGCAGAGCAAGCGGTGGAAACCGTTGATGAAATTGAATCTGAAGACGGCTATGGGCCCGACTTTGATATCGATGACACCATTGAGACCGGCCCGACTATCGAAGTCGACGACGAATCGGGCACAGCGGATGACTCCAATGTCGAGGAAGATTTAGAAGAGTAA
- the proC gene encoding pyrroline-5-carboxylate reductase, whose translation MSTANPKMVFIGGAGNMAGAVIGGLVASGYPADQITATGRDRDKLNAFAESHGVAISDDNIAAIVDADVIVLSVKPQVMRELCEGLKPHLVDRSPLIITFAAGIPLAAYHRWMGIHLPIVRAMPNTPALVQTGVTGLYADSKVTGEQKELAERIVDAVGISYWVEEERGIDQVIAVAGSAPAYFFQFMEAMIDAASAGGLARADAERLVLQTALGAAKLAVASDVDVAQLKRNVMSPGGTTERAVQRFEKGGLPQLVADAMRDCEERATEMAKELDR comes from the coding sequence GTGAGTACAGCGAACCCTAAGATGGTTTTTATTGGTGGCGCCGGCAATATGGCGGGGGCAGTGATCGGTGGTTTGGTGGCCTCCGGTTATCCGGCGGACCAGATCACTGCTACAGGCCGTGATCGGGATAAACTCAATGCTTTTGCCGAGAGCCACGGGGTAGCTATTAGTGACGACAATATTGCCGCTATTGTCGATGCCGATGTAATTGTGCTATCGGTGAAACCGCAGGTTATGCGGGAACTTTGTGAAGGACTGAAACCCCATTTGGTGGATCGCTCGCCCTTGATTATCACTTTTGCTGCAGGAATCCCGCTCGCGGCTTACCACCGTTGGATGGGAATACACCTCCCTATTGTCAGGGCTATGCCTAACACCCCGGCCCTGGTGCAAACCGGAGTTACCGGTCTCTATGCCGATAGCAAGGTAACGGGTGAACAGAAGGAACTTGCCGAGCGCATTGTCGATGCGGTGGGTATCTCCTACTGGGTTGAGGAAGAGCGTGGCATCGACCAGGTGATTGCGGTAGCGGGATCGGCACCGGCTTACTTTTTCCAGTTTATGGAGGCCATGATTGATGCGGCTTCCGCCGGTGGCCTTGCTCGTGCGGATGCGGAGCGCCTTGTGTTGCAAACTGCCCTGGGCGCCGCCAAACTGGCGGTCGCCAGCGATGTTGACGTCGCCCAGTTGAAGCGCAATGTGATGTCACCAGGTGGAACCACTGAGCGAGCTGTTCAACGGTTCGAGAAGGGTGGGTTGCCGCAGTTAGTGGCCGATGCCATGCGCGATTGCGAGGAGCGGGCGACGGAAATGGCAAAGGAATTGGATCGGTAA
- a CDS encoding YggT family protein: MVNTFSDIGVYVVGILGILYLFAVLLRFLLQLGRADFYNPISQGVVKVTNPLLLPLRKVVPGLFGVDMASVVLALIVGWAMIMACAVMAGYGLVNPLSALLWSLIGCVSTVIAMVFVGLLVSIVASWIAPNSGHPILILLHQLLEPFCGPVRRLIPPLGVIDISPIFVFILLTVINRLLIGFAQMANMPAFVYSLFWHIPGF, encoded by the coding sequence ATGGTCAATACCTTCAGCGATATCGGCGTTTATGTCGTGGGCATACTGGGCATTTTGTACCTTTTCGCCGTGTTATTGCGTTTCCTATTGCAGTTGGGCCGTGCGGATTTTTATAACCCCATATCTCAGGGAGTTGTGAAGGTTACCAACCCTTTGCTGCTGCCGTTGCGCAAAGTGGTGCCAGGACTTTTTGGCGTTGATATGGCCTCCGTAGTGCTGGCGTTGATAGTCGGTTGGGCGATGATTATGGCTTGCGCTGTGATGGCAGGTTACGGTTTGGTAAACCCCCTCAGTGCTCTGCTGTGGTCGTTGATCGGCTGTGTTTCCACTGTGATAGCGATGGTGTTTGTCGGTTTATTGGTCTCTATCGTTGCCAGCTGGATTGCGCCGAATAGCGGCCATCCAATTCTAATTTTACTGCACCAACTCCTGGAGCCATTCTGCGGGCCTGTGCGGCGCCTGATTCCGCCTTTGGGGGTGATTGATATCAGCCCAATATTTGTCTTTATCCTGCTCACTGTGATTAACAGACTGCTAATTGGTTTTGCCCAAATGGCCAATATGCCTGCTTTTGTCTACAGCCTGTTTTGGCATATCCCCGGCTTTTAA
- a CDS encoding PilT/PilU family type 4a pilus ATPase: MDIERLLQLVVEKGASDLFITAGVPPSIKLHGRVVPCSSTALTPEKARELVVGTMNEKQRREFAEQKELNFAIAVRNVGRFRVSAFFQRNLVGMVLRRIETKIPTIDGLGLPDVLKDLAMTKRGLIIFVGATGTGKSTSLASMIGHRNENTKGHIITIEDPIEFIHQHRGCIVTQREVGLDTESFDVALKNTLRQAPDVILIGEVRSRETMDHAIAFAETGHLCLCTLHANNANQALDRIIHFFPADRHKQLFMDLSLNLKAMVAQQLVPTPDGDGRRACLEIMINTPLMSDLIRKGEVDKIKELMKRSGEQGMQTFDQALYELYDGGEITYEDALSHADSANDLRLMIKLKSESDAEYLNSAAGELSLQNDSEYGDGGPQLY; the protein is encoded by the coding sequence ATGGATATTGAAAGACTTCTACAACTGGTTGTAGAGAAGGGCGCTTCGGATTTATTTATCACGGCGGGCGTCCCGCCCTCCATCAAACTGCACGGCCGAGTGGTGCCCTGCAGCAGCACCGCGCTCACGCCAGAGAAAGCGCGCGAGCTGGTGGTGGGAACCATGAACGAGAAACAGCGGCGCGAGTTTGCCGAGCAAAAGGAATTGAACTTCGCGATTGCAGTGCGCAACGTGGGGCGTTTCCGGGTATCGGCCTTCTTTCAGCGCAATCTGGTGGGTATGGTGCTACGTCGCATCGAAACCAAAATCCCCACTATCGATGGACTCGGACTACCCGACGTACTCAAAGACCTGGCCATGACCAAACGCGGGCTGATCATTTTTGTGGGCGCCACCGGTACCGGTAAGTCCACATCCCTCGCCTCCATGATCGGCCACCGCAATGAGAACACCAAGGGCCATATCATCACCATTGAGGACCCGATCGAATTTATCCACCAGCATCGCGGCTGTATTGTGACCCAGCGCGAAGTGGGCCTGGATACCGAGTCTTTCGATGTAGCCCTGAAAAACACTCTGCGTCAGGCACCAGATGTTATTCTGATCGGTGAGGTACGCTCCCGTGAAACCATGGACCACGCCATCGCTTTCGCCGAGACCGGCCATTTGTGTCTGTGCACCCTCCACGCCAACAATGCTAACCAGGCCCTAGATCGGATCATTCACTTCTTCCCGGCAGACCGCCACAAACAGTTGTTTATGGACCTGTCCCTCAACCTGAAGGCGATGGTGGCCCAGCAGCTGGTACCGACCCCCGATGGCGATGGCCGCCGTGCCTGCCTTGAGATCATGATCAATACCCCACTGATGTCGGACCTGATTCGCAAGGGCGAAGTGGATAAGATCAAGGAGTTGATGAAGCGCTCTGGTGAGCAGGGAATGCAGACCTTCGACCAGGCACTCTACGAGCTCTACGATGGAGGAGAAATTACCTATGAGGATGCCCTCTCCCACGCTGACTCTGCCAACGATTTGCGCCTGATGATTAAACTCAAATCCGAATCCGATGCCGAGTACTTAAATAGTGCCGCTGGAGAGTTGAGTCTGCAAAATGATTCAGAGTACGGAGACGGTGGTCCTCAACTCTACTAG
- a CDS encoding histidine kinase, which produces MSFPWPSGIITQKIRKYRTGNKDSALSGQLPFLPDLCSVTSLAVLVLMGELLALVLVLALDGLPEFSWQRLGLISLVIQWVILPSAALLCRLRPSLAKMPHKLAGGLSFIAVLSVLILVMAVQRSLRAVLLQTSFDSWGFAGDCLLGAICAGVVLRYAYLQQQLYNQQQAELGARIEALQSRIRPHFLFNSMNSLASLIAVDPDRAERLVEDLCALFRASLADPKLVPLAQEITLAQRYLEIEALRLGERLRQSWQLDAGLDKVQLPSMLLQPLLENAVLHGVAQLRAGGEISVQLSQEEGMFKVVIENPLPQGSAVSTKAGNGMATENIRQRLTAYYGDRFKFTACREEGRYRVILQLPLSPREVDRRETETTIKSKKTIEVME; this is translated from the coding sequence ATGTCATTCCCCTGGCCGTCGGGCATTATAACGCAGAAAATTCGAAAATATCGCACAGGAAATAAGGATTCTGCGCTATCTGGGCAGCTTCCGTTTCTGCCAGACCTCTGTAGTGTCACCTCTCTGGCGGTACTGGTATTGATGGGGGAATTGCTGGCATTGGTACTGGTCCTGGCCCTGGATGGTTTACCGGAATTCAGCTGGCAGCGCCTGGGGCTGATCTCTCTGGTGATCCAGTGGGTGATATTGCCCTCGGCCGCGCTACTTTGCCGACTTCGGCCGAGCCTGGCGAAAATGCCCCACAAACTCGCTGGCGGCTTGAGTTTTATTGCAGTGCTGTCGGTGCTCATATTGGTGATGGCAGTGCAGCGCTCCCTGCGCGCGGTGCTGTTACAGACCAGCTTTGACAGCTGGGGGTTTGCGGGCGACTGCCTGCTTGGGGCTATTTGTGCGGGAGTGGTATTGCGCTACGCCTATCTTCAACAGCAACTCTACAACCAGCAGCAGGCGGAGCTCGGCGCCCGAATCGAGGCACTTCAATCGCGGATTCGCCCCCACTTCCTTTTTAACAGTATGAACAGTCTGGCTAGTTTGATCGCTGTTGATCCTGATCGCGCGGAGCGGTTGGTCGAGGATTTATGTGCATTATTTCGTGCAAGCCTCGCCGATCCAAAGCTGGTGCCTTTAGCGCAAGAGATTACTCTAGCCCAACGCTATTTGGAGATTGAAGCCCTGCGTCTGGGGGAGCGTTTGCGCCAGAGTTGGCAGCTAGACGCGGGCCTGGATAAGGTTCAGCTGCCCAGTATGTTGCTTCAACCCCTATTGGAGAATGCGGTGTTGCACGGTGTGGCACAGTTGCGGGCAGGCGGGGAGATTAGCGTGCAACTCTCGCAAGAGGAGGGCATGTTCAAGGTTGTTATTGAAAACCCATTGCCGCAGGGCAGTGCAGTTTCGACAAAGGCTGGTAATGGCATGGCGACAGAGAATATTCGCCAGCGTCTCACTGCGTACTACGGCGATCGCTTCAAATTTACCGCTTGTCGGGAGGAGGGCCGGTATCGGGTCATACTACAGCTACCCTTATCTCCCCGGGAAGTGGACCGGCGGGAAACAGAGACCACCATAAAATCCAAGAAAACTATCGAGGTGATGGAGTGA
- the argH gene encoding argininosuccinate lyase: protein MSNEKSPSESANNPAAKLWGGRFSEATDAFVERFTASVTFDQRMAMEDIQGSLAHAQMLSEVGVLSADEYHKIADGLKGIAEEIKAGEFPWSVQLEDVHMNIEARLTQRIGATGKKLHTGRSRNDQVATDIRLWLRGRIDLIAAELTRLQNGLVDLAEREADTIMPGFTHLQSAQPVTFGHHLLAWNAMLSRDFERLMDCRKRVNRSPLGAAALAGTSYPINRARTAELLGFDAPTENSLDSVSDRDFAIEFCAFAALLLTHLSRASEELVLWTSSQFDFIDLPDRFCTGSSIMPQKKNPDVPELVRGKTGRVNGHLIALLTLMKSQPLAYNKDNQEDKEPLFDAADTALDCLRAFADMAPALKAKKENMLEAAAKGFSTATDLADYLVRKGVAFRDAHEIVGQSVSFAIEQDKDLSELSLAQLQQFSTEIGEDVFEVLTLEGSVAARDHIGGTAPNQVRAACKRAREEISQRV from the coding sequence ATGAGTAACGAAAAATCCCCCTCCGAGTCCGCCAACAATCCTGCCGCCAAACTCTGGGGCGGCCGCTTTAGTGAAGCCACCGATGCCTTTGTCGAGCGATTTACCGCCTCGGTGACTTTTGACCAGCGCATGGCCATGGAAGACATCCAGGGATCACTTGCCCACGCGCAGATGTTGTCAGAAGTGGGGGTATTAAGTGCTGATGAATATCACAAGATAGCCGACGGCCTGAAAGGCATCGCCGAAGAGATAAAAGCGGGAGAATTTCCCTGGTCTGTGCAGCTCGAAGATGTCCATATGAATATCGAAGCGCGCCTGACCCAACGCATTGGTGCCACTGGCAAAAAACTGCATACCGGCCGCTCGCGCAACGATCAGGTGGCAACCGACATCCGCCTGTGGCTGCGTGGGCGCATCGATCTGATTGCTGCCGAACTGACCCGCCTGCAAAATGGCTTGGTCGATTTGGCGGAGCGCGAAGCCGATACCATTATGCCCGGCTTTACTCACTTACAGAGCGCGCAACCGGTGACCTTTGGCCACCACTTACTGGCCTGGAATGCCATGCTGAGCCGGGATTTCGAGCGCCTGATGGATTGCCGCAAACGGGTTAACCGCTCACCGTTGGGGGCCGCAGCACTGGCCGGCACCAGCTATCCGATCAATCGCGCACGCACAGCCGAGTTGCTGGGCTTCGATGCCCCCACAGAAAACTCCCTCGACTCAGTCAGCGACCGGGATTTCGCTATCGAGTTCTGTGCTTTCGCCGCGCTGCTGCTCACCCATCTGTCTCGGGCCAGTGAAGAGCTGGTGCTGTGGACTTCCAGCCAGTTCGACTTTATTGACCTGCCCGATCGCTTCTGCACCGGCTCCTCAATTATGCCGCAGAAGAAAAATCCCGATGTTCCGGAGCTGGTGCGCGGAAAAACCGGCCGGGTTAACGGCCACCTGATTGCGCTGCTCACACTGATGAAAAGCCAACCGCTGGCCTACAACAAGGACAACCAGGAAGATAAAGAACCGCTATTCGATGCCGCCGATACCGCACTGGATTGCCTGCGCGCGTTTGCCGATATGGCGCCGGCACTGAAGGCAAAAAAAGAAAATATGCTGGAAGCTGCGGCCAAGGGCTTCTCCACCGCGACGGATCTGGCCGATTATCTGGTACGCAAAGGGGTGGCCTTCCGCGATGCTCACGAAATTGTCGGGCAGTCCGTATCCTTTGCTATTGAACAGGATAAAGACTTATCCGAACTCAGCCTGGCCCAACTACAACAGTTCTCAACAGAAATTGGCGAAGATGTATTTGAGGTGCTGACTTTAGAGGGCTCGGTTGCGGCTCGCGATCATATTGGCGGTACCGCACCGAACCAGGTGCGCGCGGCCTGTAAGCGCGCACGGGAAGAGATTTCGCAGCGCGTTTAA